The Canis lupus familiaris isolate Mischka breed German Shepherd chromosome 14, alternate assembly UU_Cfam_GSD_1.0, whole genome shotgun sequence genome window below encodes:
- the HYAL4 gene encoding LOW QUALITY PROTEIN: hyaluronidase-4 (The sequence of the model RefSeq protein was modified relative to this genomic sequence to represent the inferred CDS: deleted 1 base in 1 codon) has protein sequence MQKIRFYLMKVLSDGQLRLCVVQPIHLTSWLLIFFILKSISSLKPARLPIYQRKPFIAAWNAPTDQCLIKYNIGLNLKMFQVIGSPLAKARGQNITIFYVNRLGYYPWYTSQGVPINGGLPQNISLQVHLEKADQDINYYIPAEDFNGLAVIDWEYWRPQWARNWNTKDVYRQKSRKLISDMQENVSATDIEYLAKATFEESAKAFMKETIELGIKSRPKGLWGYYLYPDCHNYNVYAPNYTGSCPEEEVLRNNELSWLWNSSAALYPSIGVRKSLEDNENILRFSRFRVHESLRISTMTSHDYALPIFVYTRLGYRNEPLFFLSKQDLISTIGESAALGAAGIVIWGDMNLTSSEGNCTKVKQYVSSDLGHYIVNVTRAAEVCSIHLCRSNGRCIRKVWKAPDYLHLNPASYHIEASKDGEFIVKGKASDMDLEALEESFSCHCYQGYEGADCRGTKTADSCSGVFSFSSSLITLCLLVLAGYQSIRS, from the exons ATGCAGAAGATAAGATTTTATCTTATGAAAGTATTATCTGATGGACAATTAAGGCTTTGTGTTGTTCAACCAATACATCTCACATCATGGCTGCTCATATTCTTCATTCTGAAGTCTATCTCCTCTCTAAAACCTGCCCGGCTTCCAATTTATCAAAGGAAACCTTTTATAGCTGCTTGGAATGCCCCAACGGATCAGTGTTTGATAAAATACAATATAggattaaatttgaaaatgtttcaggTTATTGGAAGCCCACTGGCCAAGGCCAGGGGGCAAAATATCACTATATTTTATGTCAACAGATTGGGATACTATCCATGGTATACATCACAGGGGGTTCCCATTAATGGGGGTCTCCCCCAGAACATAAGTTTGCAAGTGCATCTAGAAAAAGCTGACCAAGATATTAATTATTACATCCCTGCTGAAGATTTCAATGGACTGGCTGTTATAGACTGGGAATACTGGCGACCTCAGTGGGCCCGTAACTGGAACACAAAAGATGTCTACAGACAGAAGTCAAGAAAGCTGATTTCTGACATGCAAGAGAATGTATCAGCTACTGATATTGAATATTTAGCCAAAGCAACCTTTGAAGAAAGTGCAAAAGCTTTCATGAAGGAAACCATCGAATTGGGAATTAAGAGTAGACCAAAGGGCCTCTGGGGTTATTATTTATATCCTGATTGCCACAATTATAATGTTTATGCCCCAAATTATACTGGGTCATGCCCAGAAGAGGAAGTTTTGAGAAACAATGAGCTCTCTTGGCTCTGGAATAGTAGTGCTGCTTTATATCCTTCTATTGGTGTCAGAAAATCTCTTGAagacaatgaaaacattttgcGCTTCTCGCGATTTCGAGTGCATGAATCCCTGAGGATCTCCACCATGACATCCCATGATTATGCTCTGCCTATATTTGTCTACACAAGGCTAGGCTACAGAAATGAgcccttattttttctttctaag CAAGATCTAATCAGTACTATTGGAGAAAGTGCTGCCTTGGGAGCTGCAGGCATTGTTATCTGGGGAGACATGAATTTAACTTCATCTGAG GGCAACTGTACAAAGGTGAAGCAGTATGTGAGTTCTGACTTAGGACACTACATAGTCAATGTGACCAGAGCGGCTGAGGTGTGCAGCATTCACCTGTGCAGGAGTAATGGGAGATGCATAAGGAAGGTATGGAAAGCTCCTGATTACCTGCACTTGAACCCTGCAAGTTACCACATAGAGGCCTCCAAGGATGGAGAATTTATTGTGAAAGGAAAAGCATCTGATATGGACCTGGAAGCGTTGGAGGAG AGTTTTTCCTGTCACTGTTATCAGGGATACGAAGGAGCCGACTGTAGAGGAACAAAGACGGCTGACAGCTGCTCTggggttttctctttttctagctCACTAATAACACTATGCCTGCTGGTTTTAGCAGGTTATCAGAGTATCCGGTCATGa